The Nocardioides marmorisolisilvae genomic interval GGCGAACATCGCGTAGAGGCCGCCGGTGAGCAGCAGGCCGAGGAGGATGACCGCGGGACCGGCCAGTCGGCTGCGCCGCTTGCTGGAGATCCTGGCGGAGATCTTGTCGCTGAGGAGTCGCACTGAGGAGTCCCTATCCGGTCCGGCGCTACTTGATCAGGTAGATGGTTGCGAACAGGCCGATCCAGACCACGTCAACGAAGTGCCAGTAGTACGACACAACGATCGCGGTCACGGCCTGCTCGTGAGTGAACTTCCGGGCCAGGAACGTGCGGCCCAGCACGAAGAGGAAGGCCACCAGCCCGCCGGTCACGTGGAGACCGTGGAAGCCGGTGGTCAGGTAGAACATCGTGCCGTACGACGACGCCGGGATGGTGATGCCGTCGTGGATCATGCTGGTGTATTCGGTGGCCTGACCGGCGATGAAGATCGCGCCCATGATGTAGGTCAGCACGAACCACTCGCGCAGCCCCCAGCCCTTGACGTTCAGGACACTGCCGACGCGGCCGACCTGCCCGCGCTCCGCGGCGAAGACGCCGAGCTGACAGGTCAGCGACGACAGCACCAGGATCGTGGTGTTCACCGAGGCGAACGGAACGTCGAGATGCGCCGTCGACTGGGCCCACAGCTCGGGGCTGACCGCCCGGATGGTGAAGTAGCTGGCAAACAGGGCCGCGAAGAACATCAGCTCGCTGGAGAGCCAGATGATCGTTCCGACGCTGACCATGCTGGGCCGGTCATGATGCCCGTGTAGACGGGACGCAGGAATCGCCGATGCAGTCGCCACGCGGTCATTATGTCGTGAGTGCGCCCGATCGGCACCCCGACCCCCCTGTGTGGGCCGTCATCTTCTTCACATCGGCTGCTCACCTGCCCCGGAGCGCCGCTGAGGAGGCGCAGACTTAGGGTCCTGCCATGCCCGAATGCCTCGCTGCGATGCCGCTGCTGACGCTGCTGCACGCCGACGTACCCGGCCTGCCGCGATTCGGGCCGTCGGTGATCTGGACGCAGTGGGGACTGGACCCGTGGCTGTTCGTCGGGATCGTGTGGATCGCTGGCGCCTATGTGTACGGCGTGCGCGTGATCCACCGCCGCGGCGACCGCTGGCCGGTCGGCCGCACGCTGTCCTTCGTCCTCGGTGGAATGGGACTGCTCTACTTCGCGACCAGCTCCGGACTGGCGGCGTACGACGACACCCTGCTGAGCGTGCACATGGTCCAGCACATGCTGCTGATGATGCCGGTGCCGCTGTTCCTCGCCCTCGGTGCGCCGGTGACGCTCGCGTTGCGTACCTTCCGGCCCCGGCCACGCCGCTGGCTGCTCTGGCTGCTGCACTCGCCGCTTGCCCGGGTGCTGACGTTCGCGCCGCTGACGCTCGCGGTCTACGTGCTCAGCCCATGGGTGCTCTACTTCACCGGTTGGTACGACGCCTCGCTGCGCAGCGACCTCGTCCACGAGCTGATGCACGTGCACCTGGTCCTCGCCGGCGCGGTGTTCTTCTGGCCGCTCGTGGGAGTCGACCCGGTCCCTGGCCGGCTCGCGCACCCG includes:
- the ctaE gene encoding aa3-type cytochrome oxidase subunit III — encoded protein: MATASAIPASRLHGHHDRPSMVSVGTIIWLSSELMFFAALFASYFTIRAVSPELWAQSTAHLDVPFASVNTTILVLSSLTCQLGVFAAERGQVGRVGSVLNVKGWGLREWFVLTYIMGAIFIAGQATEYTSMIHDGITIPASSYGTMFYLTTGFHGLHVTGGLVAFLFVLGRTFLARKFTHEQAVTAIVVSYYWHFVDVVWIGLFATIYLIK
- a CDS encoding cytochrome c oxidase assembly protein; its protein translation is MPECLAAMPLLTLLHADVPGLPRFGPSVIWTQWGLDPWLFVGIVWIAGAYVYGVRVIHRRGDRWPVGRTLSFVLGGMGLLYFATSSGLAAYDDTLLSVHMVQHMLLMMPVPLFLALGAPVTLALRTFRPRPRRWLLWLLHSPLARVLTFAPLTLAVYVLSPWVLYFTGWYDASLRSDLVHELMHVHLVLAGAVFFWPLVGVDPVPGRLAHPFRLLLVFLTLPFHAFLGVTIMSQSTLIGGDWYPHLHRTMGWLPDPLADQHLAGGILWGSGDLIGLMFFVVLFVQWVRSAKREAEREDRRLDRVERLAGAGR